The sequence ACGCGGGTGGCTGGGGCAAGTCCGGTGGCGGATACTGGTCGTACCCGAACGGTCACCTCTGCCTGTGGACCTGGGCCGCCAACCCGCAGGACCGCCCGCTCTGGGACAAGATGGACGAGCTCAAGAAGGAATTCGGCGACGCCAAGGGCGAATTCATGGTCAAGGGCTCCCGCAACCTGTGTCTGTACCCGAATGTCTATCTGATGGACCAGTTCTCGACTCAGATCCGCCACTTCCGGCCGATCGCGCCGGACAAGACCGAGGTGACGATCTATTGCATCGCCCCCAAGGGTGAGAGCGATGCGGCGCGCACCCACCGCATCCGGCAGTACGAGGACTTCTTCAACGCCTCAGGCATGGCGACGCCGGACGACCTCGAGGAGTTCCGGTCCTGCCAGCTCACCTTTCGGGCCGAGGCCGCACCGTGGAACGACATGAGCCGCGGTGCCGAACACTGGCTGACCGGTCCCGACCCGGTCGCCGAGACACTCGGGATGACCGGCGTGATCTCGGCAGGCATGAAGAACGAGGACGAGGGGCTCTATCCGGTACAACACGGCTACTGGCTCGAGACCATGCGCAAGGCCGCCGAGGCCGAGGCATCGTCCTCAACGGTCGCGTAGCCCCGCCGGACCGCCTTGCCCGACACCGAGACCACGCCCTCTCCGAAAGACCCGTCAGACAGGACATTCGATGACCGCCACAGAGCCCACGCCGACCACCACCGCTGCGGAAAAGCTCATCACCCAGAACATGATCGAGCAGTTTCTCTACCGCGAGGCCCGATACCTCGACGACCGTGAGTTCGAGAAATGGCTCGATTGTTACGCCGACGACGTCGTCTACTGGATGCCCGCCTGGGACGACCGCGACCGCTTGACCGAGGACCCGCAGCGGGAGATCTCCCTGATCTACTACGGCAACAAGGGCGGCCTGGAAGATCGGGTCTTCCGCATCCGGACCGAACGGTCGTCGGCGACCTCACTGCCCGAACCACGGACCAGTCACAACATCAACAACGTGGAGGTCATCGAGCGTCGAGGTGACCTCGTGGACGTCCGGTTCAACTGGCACACCATGTATTTCCGGTACAACACCGTCGACCCCTACTACGGCACATCGTTTTACACGATCGACTTCTCGGGTGCGCAACCGCTGATCCGGCGTAAGACGATCGTGCTCAAGAACGACTACATCCACCATGTGGTGGACATCTACCACTTCTAGGGACATCAGCACATGAATGTCACGACAGACCGGAACTCGGCTGCGGCCACCGAGGCCGAACCCAGAACCCACCAGATCGCGCTGGCGTTCGAAGACGGTGTCACACGATTTATCACATGCCGCGAGGACCAGACCGTGGCCGACGCGTCGTATCGCCAGCGGATCAACATCCCACTCGATTGCCGCGACGGGGCGTGCGGCACCTGCAAGGCCTTCTGCGAATCCGGCGACTACGACGGCGGCACCTACATCGAGGATGCGCTCTCCGACGACGAATCCGCCGCCGGCTACGCCCTCCCCTGCTCGATGAAGCCGAGATCCGATCTGGTGCTCGACATCTCGGCTACCTCTGACATCGCCAAGACGCAGGCGTCGACGTTCACCGGGTCGGTCGTCGGTCTCGATCGGCTGTCGGAGACCACGATGCGCGTCAGTATCGAGATCCCGAACCGCGGTGACCTGGCGTTCCTACCCGGCCAGTATGTCAACATCGCGGTGCCCGGAACCGATGACGGGGCCGGCAGCCCGCTCACACGCTCGTATTCGTTCGCCAACGGCCCGCACGAGGAGCGACTCGTCTTCTTGGTGAAGCTGACGCCGGGTGGTGCGATGTCCACCTATCTCACCGACCGCGCACAGCGTGGGGATCCGGTCACCCTCATCGGACCACACGGTTCGTTCTTCCTCCGCGAGGCGATCCGACCGGTTCTGCTCCTGGCAGGCGGTACCGGTCTGGCTCCCATCCTGTCGATGCTGCGCAAGATGCACGACGACGACAGCGACCGTCGAGTCCATCTCATCTACGGGGTGTCGACCGACATCGACCTGGTCGCGCTCGACGAGATCGAGTACTTCGCCCGTGAACTACCCGGATTCACCTGGGACCACTGTGTTTCCGACCCTGGTAGCGCGGCGTCGAACAAGGGCTATGTGATGAGCTTGATCGAGCCCGAGCATCTCCATGGCGGCGACGTCGCCGTGTACCTCTGCGGACCGCCCCCAATGGTGGAATCTGTCCGCACCCACATCAACGAAGCGGGGATCGAGCCGACGGGGTTCTACTACGAGAAATTCGCGCTGG is a genomic window of Gordonia sp. SID5947 containing:
- the benB gene encoding benzoate 1,2-dioxygenase small subunit, giving the protein MTATEPTPTTTAAEKLITQNMIEQFLYREARYLDDREFEKWLDCYADDVVYWMPAWDDRDRLTEDPQREISLIYYGNKGGLEDRVFRIRTERSSATSLPEPRTSHNINNVEVIERRGDLVDVRFNWHTMYFRYNTVDPYYGTSFYTIDFSGAQPLIRRKTIVLKNDYIHHVVDIYHF